The Silene latifolia isolate original U9 population chromosome X, ASM4854445v1, whole genome shotgun sequence genome contains the following window.
AAAGTTAATTAGTCCAAAAATGGAGGTGGGTATGTCGTCATTAAACCCCTTGATTAGACTTCCCATGAAGTTAAACTCAAGAAGAAGTGATGAAAGTGGTACCTCCATTATCAGGCATTCTTTACACTCTTCTTCCATTACCAAAAAACCTGAAAGGGTAGTGTCACCTTTGCAATTTGTAGTTGTAGCCAAGGGTAAAAGGGGAATGATGAGTCGTCAGTTTCAACCTCCAACTCCTCCTCCTTTGCCTAAGATTGAAGATGATGGCAATCCTCGGTTTGTCATCTTCATCCGTGCTGCCAATGTTTGGTTTCTTTCCTTGTTCCCTTTTTGttaattattatttcatattgTAGGTAAATAGAATTTTATTGAGTCATGAATTGAGCAGGTTTATCTATGGTACCCGCTTAATCTAGTAACTGGTGGTACAACTGCAAAGATAATGGTTGCTGCAAAAGATAATTTTCTGGGCAAGTATATCTACAAGGACACACTTACCAGGAATATAGCTGCTGTGGTTTATCGAGTAAGTGCTTTTGCTCATCCAACACTTACACTTACATGCTTTAAATCATTTTTAATTTGCTGATAGTGAGTCAGTATTGTACAGGATGAGAAGGAGACTATTAAGACAGCACAGAAACAGAATCGCATGTTACGGAATGCAACTGAGTTCAGATTCGGCTACAAGATTGTTGTAATGTTTCTACCTCTCCAGTCTCCACTTCCGTTTATGTTATCTCCTCTTGTCTTTATCCAATGCTCTTGGAAGCAGTCAGTCCTGTCTAATTGTCTGATTCTTGTTTTGCTAAATGCAGGAAGGCACTAATGTAAGAGCTGCTCTTTCTCCAAAAAATGTTATTGAGGTAACTTTGCCTTTATTTTAACTCAACTCTACTACACTACACCTTTTGTTTTCTTGCCAGTACAACGTGACTTGGAATAATGTTTACTCACAAGATAGCTTAGAATCATGGTGTGAACTGTCAAGGTTGACTACACACTATATATAAGAATCATAAATCATTGTTAATGGTAATGTCACTTGTTCTTTCCAGTTGCCAACCCCTGATCAGCTGAAAACGGTGGTGGATAAGGTCAAAGACTTCTTTGGAGACGCAAAGGAATCCTTTGGAAAGCTGACATCCTTAGACACAGCGTCATCCGAGGAGGTAGAAGAAACATCCAACTGAGTTTTTGCATCTAGTTTGCAAATGCAAGGACTCGGTAACAACACCCGTGTGGCTCTCTCCATAGCGTGGTTATTATAGGCGTCATATCCAGGCTTTTTCTGTATTGGACATTTGTAATTTCATGTAATTCATGATATATGGATGCATAGATGTCTTTACTTTTTCAGAGGATGATGTATGCTGACTGAACCCAAATGATATAATTCAAAAGTTGGTCAAATAAGTTTCCACAAATGTGGCTTCGCTCTGGCTCAGACCGGGGACCTTTGGTTGTTGGACATTATAACCAACTACACCACAAAACCAACTTCTAATC
Protein-coding sequences here:
- the LOC141623596 gene encoding protein HHL1, chloroplastic-like; the encoded protein is MEVGMSSLNPLIRLPMKLNSRRSDESGTSIIRHSLHSSSITKKPERVVSPLQFVVVAKGKRGMMSRQFQPPTPPPLPKIEDDGNPRFVIFIRAANVYLWYPLNLVTGGTTAKIMVAAKDNFLGKYIYKDTLTRNIAAVVYRDEKETIKTAQKQNRMLRNATEFRFGYKIVEGTNVRAALSPKNVIELPTPDQLKTVVDKVKDFFGDAKESFGKLTSLDTASSEEVEETSN